The Sandaracinus amylolyticus genomic interval GTGCCGAGTCAGGTGCCCGACGAGCTCGCGCCGGTGTTCGCGGTCGGTGCGACGAAGGTTCCCGAGCCGCTCGACTTGTGCGGGTTCAGCGTCGCCTTGAGGACCTGGCTCGGCTTGAACGTCAGCACGCGGCGGGCGCTGATCGGGATCGGCTCGCCGGTCTGCGGGTTCCGACCTACGCGCTGCTTCTTCGCCCGGACGACGAAGTTGCCGAAGCCGGAGATCTTGATCTTCTCGCCCTGGGCGAGGACTTCCTTCATCTCCTCGAACACCGCTTCCACGACCTCGGCGGCTTCCTTCTTCGAGAAGCCTCCGACGCGCTCGTAGACGCTGTCGATGATCTCGGCCTTGGTCATCAGAGCCCCCTCGATGCCGGGTATGCGATGCAACCACGGCAGGGAGTCGAATTCAAGGGCTCTGGATTCACAGTCGAATTCAGGAATCGATGGCGCGCGCACACGCCTCGATCCCCGCACCGTTGGCTGACAGCGGGATCAGTGCGCTGCTCAGGCGCGCAGCGCGCCGCCGAAGCGATCGGCGATCGCCTGGACGACCGCGGCGTGCACCTGCTCGACGCGCGCATCGGTGAGCGTCGCGTCGGGGTCGCGATAGGCGATGCGGAACGCGAGGCTCTTGCGCCCTTCGGGCACGGGCTTGCCGCGGTACACGTCGAAGAGCTCGGCGCGCTCGGCGAGCGGCGCGGCCTGCGAGATCGCGGCTATCACGTCCGCCGAGGTCGTGTCCTCGGGCACGACGACCGCGAGATCGCGGACCACGGCCGGGAAGCGCGGCAGCGGGCGCGCACGGGGCAGCCCGGCCGCCTTCGTGAGCGCGACGACCGCCTCGATGTCGAGAAGGCCGAACACCGGACGCCCCGTCGCGCCGAACGCCTCCGCGACGTCGGGGTGCACCTCGCCGAGCACGCCGACCGAGCGGCCACCCACGACGACGCGCGCGCTGCGCCGCGGGTGCAGCCACGGCGCGGTCTCCGCCAGGGACTCGTCGCGCACGGTCTCGCCGCTCAGGCCCACCGAGCGCAGGATCGCGAGCACCGCGCCCTTGCCATCCCAGAAGTCGAACGCGGTCTCGTCGCCGACCCAGAGCTCGCGCGGGCCGCTCAGGATCACCGCGAGCAGCGGGCGCTCGACCACGCGACGCGGCGTCTCCGGCGCGGGGTGGTAGGTGCGGCCGACCTCGAAGAGCAGCGCGCGCGGCGCCTGGTGCCGCTGCGCTCGAACGACGTCGGAGAGCAGCCCGGGGAGCATGGAGGTGCGCATCACCGAGCGCTCCTCGGAGAGCGGGTTGCTCAGCGCGACCACGTCGAGCGGCGCCTTCGCGAGCTCGAGATCGCGGCGCGAGCAGAACGCGAAGTTCACCGCCTCGAAGAGCCCCGCGGCCGCGGCGCCTTCGCGCAGCGCACGGACGATCGCGTAGCGGCGATCCCCCGCGTCGGCGCTCGGCGCCATCGACGCGAGCGCGCTCGGGATGTGGTCGTAGCCGCGCACGCGCGCGACCTCTTCGATGAGGTCCTCGGGGCGGCCGAGATCGGGACGGTGCGTCGGCGCGGTGACGCGCCAGCCGCCCTCTTCCGCGGGCGCGATCTCGCAGCCCACGCCCTCGAGCACGCGACGCACCTCGCTCGCGGGCACCGGCCCGCCGAGGAGCGACTCGACGTGGCCGGGGCGCAGGGAGATCGCGACGGGCGCGATGCGGCGCGCGTGCGCATCGGTCGCGCTCGGCGCGCTCGCCGCTTCGGCGACGGTGCCGAGCAGCTGTGCCGCGCGCCGCATGACGTGCTCGAGGCCGTTCGGATCGACGCCGCGCTCGAAGCGATGGCTCGCCTCGGTGTGCAGCCCGTGACGGCGGCTGGTGCGGCGCACCGACCGCGGATCGAAGTGCGCGACCTCGAGCAGCACGTTGCGCGTCTTCGCGCGCACACCGCTCGCTGCGCCGCCCATCACGCCCGCGAGCGCGACCGGGACCTCGGCGTCCGCGATCACGAGATCGTCGGTCGAGAGCGCGCGCTCGATGCCGTCGAGCGTGGTGAAGCGCTCGCCGTCGCGCGCGGTGCGCACGACGATCGCGGGCCCGCGCAGCGTGTCGAGATCGAACGCGTGGATCGGATGTCCGGTCTCGAAGAGCACCCAGTTCGTCACGTCGACGACGGCGTCGATCGAGCGCTGACCGAGCACGTGCAGCCGGTAGCGCATCCAGAACGGCGCGGGACGGACGTTCACGTGCTGGAGCACGAGGCCGAGGTAGCGCGAGCAGCGATCCGCATCGCGGATCGCGATCGGCACGTTGATCGGCGCGCCCGGCGCGGGCTGCACGAGGCTGAGCGTCTCGCCGGGGTGCTGCCGCGACGGATCGAGCACCGTGACCACCGGGCTGACGCTCTCCGCGGAGTCCACCGAGAGCAGCCGCTGCGGCGCGGGGGGCGCGCGGAGCACGAAGGGCTGCTCGAAGAGCATCGCGATCTCGCGCGCGAGCCCGAGGTGCCCGAGGCAGTCCGGCCGGTTCGGCGTGAGCGAGATCCCGAGGACGTGATCGCGCAGGTTGAGCGCGTCCACGACGGGCGCGCCCACGCGGCCCGAGCTCGCGCGCTCGAGCACGACGATCCCGTCGGAGTCCGCGCCGATCCCGAGCTCGGTCTCGCTGCACAGCATGCCGGACGAGCTCACGCCCGCGACCTCGCGCGCCGCGATCTCCATCCCGTTCGGCAGCTTCGCGCCGACCTCGGCGAGCAGCACCTTCGCGCCGGGCTCCGGCACGTTGGGCGCGCCGCAGACGACCTCGCGCTCTTCCTTGCCGTTCCAGACGCGGACGAGCGTGAGCTTGTCGCGCGAGGGATGCGGGCGCTTGCCTCGCACCTCCGCGACCACCACGCGATCGAGCCCCTCGCCGAACGCGGTGAGCGTCTCGACCTCGACGCCCGCGCGCGTCAGCCGCTCGGCCATCTCGCTCGGGCTCGCGTCCACGCCCGAGAGCTCGCGCAGCCACTGGTACGAAGCCTTCATCGATCCCTCGCGCCCTCGCGCGATCCCAGGCCGACCGGGCGAGAGCAAGCGGGGCCGGAGCCCCGCGCGCAGTGTGTTGGGGGTCCTTCGAGCTACAGCTGGCTGAGGAACCGGATGTCGTTCTCGTAGAGGAGCCGGATGTCGCCGACGTTGTGGCGGAGCATCGCGATGCGATCGATGCCCATGCCGAACGCGAAGCCCGTGACCTCCTTCGGGTCCCAGCCGCAGTGCTCGAAGACGACGGGATGGATCATCCCGCAGCCCAGCACCTCCAGCCATCCGGTGCTCTTGCACACGCGGCACGCGTCGGTGCGCGCGCGCTGCGCCTCGCTGCCCGGCTCGTCGTAGGGACGACAGATCGTGCAGCCGACGTCGAGCTCGCCGCCCGGCTCGACGAACGGGAAGTAGCTCGGGCGGAAGCGCACCGGCACCTGCTCGCCGAACATCCGCTTCACGAACGTCGTGAGCACGCCCTTGAGGTGGGCGAAGGAGATCCCGCGATCGACCCAGAACCCCTCGATCTGATGGAACATCGGGGAGTGGGTCGCGTCGTCGTCGCGGCGGAACACCTTGCCCGCCGAGATGCACGCGATCGGGATCGTCCGACGGCGCGACATCTCGTGGACCTGCGCGTTCGAGGTGTGCGTGCGCAGCAGCACCTGATCCTCGAAGCGCTTGACGCCCGGCGCGCCGATCTCTCCGCCCGCGACGAAGAAGCTGTCCTGCATGTCGGTCGCAGGGTGATCGGGCGGGAAGCCGAGCCGTGTGAAGTTGAAGTCCGCGAGCTCGATCTCGGGCGCGTCCGTGACCTCGAAGCCGATCGACGCGAACACGTCGAGCAGCGCGTCGATCGTGCGCGTGATGGGGTGCAGCGCGCCGCGCGCGAGGCCGCGACCGGGCAGGCTCGGATCGATCGGAGGCGCGTCGAGCTCCGCCTGGCGCGCTGCGCGCGCGAGCCCCTCGAGGCGCGCGTCGAACGCGGACTGCACCGCGTTCTTGAGCGCGTTCGCGCGCTGGCCGAGCTCCTTGCGGCGATCGCCGGGGAGCTGCGGCATCAGCTTCAGGAGCTGCGTCACCTCGCCGCTGCCGCCGATCAGCTTCGCTGCGGCGGCGCGCAGCGAGCTCTCGTCGGGGCACTGGGCGAAGGTGGTCTCGAAGCCCGCAGCGACGCGAGCCAGACCTTCTTCGAACTTCTGGACCGCGTCGCTCATGTGGCTCTCGAGGGGTCAGCGAGCGGCGTCGACCACCGCCTTGAACGCGCCCGGGTCACGAAGCGCGAGATCCGCGAGGATCTTGCGGTCGAGCGCGATGTTCGCCTTCTTCAGCGACGAGACGAGGCGCGAGTAGCTGAGGCCGTGGGTGCGGGCGCCCGCGTTGATGCGGACGATCCACAGGCGGCGGAAGTCGCGCTTCTTCGCGCGACGAGCGCGGAACGCGTCCTGCCAGGCATTGCGCACCTGCTCGACGGCATCGCCGAAGATGCGGCCACGGGCGCCATAGAAGCCCTTGGCGTGCTTGAAGATGCGGTTACGACGACGGCGGGCCTTGAAGCCCCTCTTCGCGCGCGGCATTGCTCTTCTCCCGTTCTTTCTTCTTCAGTCGACGAGTGCGATCAGGCCCGCCCGTAGGGGAGGAGGCGCTTGACCATCTTCTCGTGGGTGGGGGAGATGAGGCTGTTCTTGCGGAGACGGCGGAGGCGGTTCGCGCTCTTGCCACGCATCATGTGGCTGAGGCCGGCGGTGCCGCGGCGCACGTGACCGGAGCCGGTCAACCACATGCGCTTCTTCGTCCCGCTGTGGGTCTTCATCTTCGGCATGACTGCGATTCCCTGACTTTCTTGGCGGCGTGAGGCCCAGCGCGCACGCGGGCCTACGCGGGGGAGCGGAGGTGTACGAGCGTGAACCTACGCAGTCAAGCGAGGGGCACGCCCGGGACCATCAGCGCGCGCCGGGAGAGAGGAAGTCCACGAGCGAGCGAAGCGAGTCGCGGAGCGGACGGGAGATGGACGTGCGCGCGAGCAGATCGCGGAGCGCTCGCGCGTCCTCGGGCGAGGGGGCCGCTCCGGCACGCCAGCGCCGACCGAGCCACGACGCGAGCGCGTGCTCCACCGTCATGCGGATCTCGGGATCGGACGCGATCTCCAGGAGGACGAGCGGCGGCGCCCAGCCACCGAGCTGGATCGCGAGGCGCGCCGCGTGGGCGCGCACGTGGACGTGCGGTGAGCGGAGGTAGGCGCGGATCCAGCGCTCGTCCTCGGCCCAGATCTGCCCGGCGAGCGAGAGCATCGCGTCACGGCTCAGCTTCGGGCGCGGATCGTCGACGAGCATCAGGCGGATCTCGCGCGTCGCCGAGCGATCGAGGCGGCGCATCGCGCCGAGCGCGGCGCGCGCGAGCTTGGGCGAAGCGTCGAGCGCCGGGACGAGGAGCTCCCAGTCGCTCGCGACGCCGTGATCGCCGAGCACGCGGATCGCGCCGCGGGAGATCCGACCGGCGACGATCTCTCGGCGATGGATCGCTGCGAGATCGACGCGCTCACCGCGCGAGGCGAGCGCGCTCAGCGCGAGATCGCGGACGCGCCGCTCGGGATCGCGCAGCGCGGCGTGCAGCACCGGGACGACGGTGCTCGGCGACGCATCGAGCTCGAGCTCGATGCCGCGGACACGCAGCCTCGCCAGCGGATCGCGCCGGAGCAGCGCCCGCCGCGCAGCGTCGGCGGGCTCGGTGCCGACGTGCCGCGCCACCCGTGATCGGACGCCGGAGTCACGATCATGCAGCGCGAGATCGACGAGCTCACGCGACGGATGATCGAGCAGCTCCACCAACGCGCGGCGGACGGACGCGCTCCGGTGCTCGACGCCAGCCCGGAGCGCGTCCTCGGGCGACGCGCGCACCGTCGCGACGACTCCGTCGACCACCGGGCCCGCGTCGACGCGCGAGAACGCGAGGAGGCGCAGCGCGAGCGGGAGCACCCCGAGCAGCGCCGAAGCCCGCTCGCGTCGGAGGTGATCACGAACGATCCCCGCCGCGCGTGCGCGCACCGGCGCGACCCAGTCGACCGTCCGCAGCACGATCCAGGGCAGCGCCTCCTCGCGATAGGCCATGAGCTCGACGAGCGCTGCCTCGCGCACGTAGCCGCTCGCGTGCAGCGAGAGCGACGCCAGCGCGAGCAGGCTGGCGCTCGCGCGCACCGCATCGGGCGTGATCGCGAGCCAGCGCTCGCGCGCGCGATGCTCGTGCGGGGACCACCGCGTCGCGCGCACCTTTGCATCGATCGCGATCCACGCGTGGCTCGGCACGCGGTCGACCAGCGCTGCGAGCGCGCCCTCCGCGATCGCCGAGATCGCGTCGAATCGCGCACGATCCCCGGCGTCCCGCGCAGGCCACGATCGCGCCGCCGCGAACGGCACCAGAGCGACGATCGCGTCCTCCGCGCGCACACCGGCGAGGCTGGTCAATGCGCTCGCGAGCGCGCGTGGTGCGTCGCCCGACGCTGGGTCGATCCGTGAGAGGGAGAGGCCGAACGCGCTGCGTCGAGGTGACATCCTCGATGTTAACCCGAAGACCACTTGCGTCGCTCCTCGACGCCGTGGGCTTCGGGTTCCGGGCGGGATGGAGGCTCGGCGGGCTTTGCCCGACGAGGGAGGGCGCGCCGCACGCGCCCTCCGGAAAGGAAGGGGCTCATGCGGTGCCCGAGTTGAGGTTCACCTCAACTCGGCGCTGCGCTAGCTCGCGAGCAGCTGCTCCGCCGTGACGCCTGCGGGCTCGCCGCGCTCCATCCGCCGGATCGCCTCGACGACGCGACGGTTCACCGGCGTGGGCACGCCGACCTTCTCGCCGAGCTCGACGATCGCGCCCTGCAGGTACGCGATCTCCGTCTTCCGACCGCGCGCGAGATCGTCCGCCATCGAGCTGCGCGCCGCGGCGTCGATCTTCACGACGCGGCCCGCGAGCGCGCGGAAGATCACGTCGGGCACCAGCAGCATCCGCGACGCGAAGCGCGGGTCCATCGTGCCGCCCAGGCGCACCGGCGAGATGCCCGCCTCGCGCAGCGCATCGAGCCCCTCGCGCTGACACGCCGAGACCACGCGACGCCATCCGCGCTGCGCGAGCTCATCCGCGAGCGACACGCCGCTGATCGCGTTCACCGCGTTGTTCAGGTTGAAGAGCAGCTTGCTCCAGAGCACCGGCTCGATCGGGTCGGCGCCCTTCGCAGGGATCCCCGCGCGATCGAGCGCCGCGAGCACGCGCAGCACGATCGCGTCCTCGCCGCGCTGCTCGATCACCACCGGTCCGCTCGTCGAGCGACGCAGCGTGCGCTCGTCGCGCCAGACCGCGTTCCACGAGACGATGCCCGCACGCGCGCGCGGCGCACCGAGCACCTGCCGGAGGATGCGCGGCGCCTCGACGCCGTTCTGCAGGCCGATCGCGATCGAGGCGTGCCGGAGGATCGACGCGGCGGCCTCCTCGAGGTCCGCCACCTTCGTCGTGATCAGCACGACCTCGCAGTCGCGCAGGGCGCCGGGATCGCTCGCGCAGCGCGGGAGCGCCTCACGGCGCGACCCGTCGAGATCCTCGAGGACGAGACCGTCCTTCGCGATGCAGTCGAGCACGCGCGGGCGCCCGACGAGCACCACGTCGTGGCCCGCCGCCGACAGCCGCCCGCCCAGGTACGAGCCGATCGTGCCGGCGCCGAGGATGCCGATCCGCATCCTCGTCCCCCGTCACTCGTCGTCGTCGTCGTCTTCGTCGTCCTCGTCGTCGTCATCCTCGTCATCGAGGTCTTCGTCGACGGGGGCGCCCTTGCTCTGGCCGTTCGCGACCTTCGCCGGCGGGCGCTCGGCGGCCTTCTTCGCAGCCTGCGCGGCCTGGGCCGCGACGCGCGCGCGGATCTCGGGCTTCGGCGCGATCAGGATCGTCATCGTCTTGCCCTCCATGCGCGGGGGCTGCTCGATGACGCCGATGTCGCGCGTCTTCTCGATGATCTCGATGAGCTGACGCTCGGCCGTCTCGGGGTGCGTGATCTCGCGACCGCGGAAGCGGCACGTGACCTTCACCTTGTTTCCTTCTTCCAGGAAGCGGCGGACGTGACGGGTCTTCACGTCCATGTCGTGATCATCCGTCTTCGGGCGGAGCTTCACTTCCTTGAGCTCCACCTGGATCTGCCGCTTCTTGGCCTCGTTCTCCTTCTTCTTCTCCTCGTACTTGAACTTGCCGAAGTCCATGATCTTGCAGACCGGCGGCATGCCCTTCGGGTTGACCTCGACGAGGTCGAGCTCCTTCTCCTTCGCGAGACGGAGCGCCTCGTGAGTCGGAAGGACACCGAGCATCTCGCCCTCGGCGCCGATGACACGGACTTCGGGGACGCGAATGCGGTGATTCGTACGAGGGCCGGAGAAGGCGGCGCGCTGGGCGCGCGGGTCGAAGCGGGGTCGGATGACTCAATCCTCCTGTGGGAAGGGCCCCTGCCCTTCCATGAACGAACGGCGATGATGGAGCGTGCGAGGGCTCATCACAAGCCCCCGCGCCACAGTCCAGAAAGGCTGCGCGAGTGCTGC includes:
- the pheS gene encoding phenylalanine--tRNA ligase subunit alpha, which produces MSDAVQKFEEGLARVAAGFETTFAQCPDESSLRAAAAKLIGGSGEVTQLLKLMPQLPGDRRKELGQRANALKNAVQSAFDARLEGLARAARQAELDAPPIDPSLPGRGLARGALHPITRTIDALLDVFASIGFEVTDAPEIELADFNFTRLGFPPDHPATDMQDSFFVAGGEIGAPGVKRFEDQVLLRTHTSNAQVHEMSRRRTIPIACISAGKVFRRDDDATHSPMFHQIEGFWVDRGISFAHLKGVLTTFVKRMFGEQVPVRFRPSYFPFVEPGGELDVGCTICRPYDEPGSEAQRARTDACRVCKSTGWLEVLGCGMIHPVVFEHCGWDPKEVTGFAFGMGIDRIAMLRHNVGDIRLLYENDIRFLSQL
- a CDS encoding 2-dehydropantoate 2-reductase; the protein is MRIGILGAGTIGSYLGGRLSAAGHDVVLVGRPRVLDCIAKDGLVLEDLDGSRREALPRCASDPGALRDCEVVLITTKVADLEEAAASILRHASIAIGLQNGVEAPRILRQVLGAPRARAGIVSWNAVWRDERTLRRSTSGPVVIEQRGEDAIVLRVLAALDRAGIPAKGADPIEPVLWSKLLFNLNNAVNAISGVSLADELAQRGWRRVVSACQREGLDALREAGISPVRLGGTMDPRFASRMLLVPDVIFRALAGRVVKIDAAARSSMADDLARGRKTEIAYLQGAIVELGEKVGVPTPVNRRVVEAIRRMERGEPAGVTAEQLLAS
- the rpmI gene encoding 50S ribosomal protein L35, with translation MPKMKTHSGTKKRMWLTGSGHVRRGTAGLSHMMRGKSANRLRRLRKNSLISPTHEKMVKRLLPYGRA
- the rplT gene encoding 50S ribosomal protein L20, which translates into the protein MPRAKRGFKARRRRNRIFKHAKGFYGARGRIFGDAVEQVRNAWQDAFRARRAKKRDFRRLWIVRINAGARTHGLSYSRLVSSLKKANIALDRKILADLALRDPGAFKAVVDAAR
- the infC gene encoding translation initiation factor IF-3, with protein sequence MRPRFDPRAQRAAFSGPRTNHRIRVPEVRVIGAEGEMLGVLPTHEALRLAKEKELDLVEVNPKGMPPVCKIMDFGKFKYEEKKKENEAKKRQIQVELKEVKLRPKTDDHDMDVKTRHVRRFLEEGNKVKVTCRFRGREITHPETAERQLIEIIEKTRDIGVIEQPPRMEGKTMTILIAPKPEIRARVAAQAAQAAKKAAERPPAKVANGQSKGAPVDEDLDDEDDDDEDDEDDDDDE
- a CDS encoding integration host factor subunit alpha, which produces MTKAEIIDSVYERVGGFSKKEAAEVVEAVFEEMKEVLAQGEKIKISGFGNFVVRAKKQRVGRNPQTGEPIPISARRVLTFKPSQVLKATLNPHKSSGSGTFVAPTANTGASSSGT
- the pheT gene encoding phenylalanine--tRNA ligase subunit beta, with protein sequence MKASYQWLRELSGVDASPSEMAERLTRAGVEVETLTAFGEGLDRVVVAEVRGKRPHPSRDKLTLVRVWNGKEEREVVCGAPNVPEPGAKVLLAEVGAKLPNGMEIAAREVAGVSSSGMLCSETELGIGADSDGIVVLERASSGRVGAPVVDALNLRDHVLGISLTPNRPDCLGHLGLAREIAMLFEQPFVLRAPPAPQRLLSVDSAESVSPVVTVLDPSRQHPGETLSLVQPAPGAPINVPIAIRDADRCSRYLGLVLQHVNVRPAPFWMRYRLHVLGQRSIDAVVDVTNWVLFETGHPIHAFDLDTLRGPAIVVRTARDGERFTTLDGIERALSTDDLVIADAEVPVALAGVMGGAASGVRAKTRNVLLEVAHFDPRSVRRTSRRHGLHTEASHRFERGVDPNGLEHVMRRAAQLLGTVAEAASAPSATDAHARRIAPVAISLRPGHVESLLGGPVPASEVRRVLEGVGCEIAPAEEGGWRVTAPTHRPDLGRPEDLIEEVARVRGYDHIPSALASMAPSADAGDRRYAIVRALREGAAAAGLFEAVNFAFCSRRDLELAKAPLDVVALSNPLSEERSVMRTSMLPGLLSDVVRAQRHQAPRALLFEVGRTYHPAPETPRRVVERPLLAVILSGPRELWVGDETAFDFWDGKGAVLAILRSVGLSGETVRDESLAETAPWLHPRRSARVVVGGRSVGVLGEVHPDVAEAFGATGRPVFGLLDIEAVVALTKAAGLPRARPLPRFPAVVRDLAVVVPEDTTSADVIAAISQAAPLAERAELFDVYRGKPVPEGRKSLAFRIAYRDPDATLTDARVEQVHAAVVQAIADRFGGALRA